In Dyadobacter subterraneus, a single genomic region encodes these proteins:
- a CDS encoding helix-turn-helix domain-containing protein: protein MLTTSFEELCSRFSSGSSTDLSALLPEGIQQEVGHFNVFNLTEITQGPHEKSAVSCASRAFYKISFLTGRSVAEFHDRKVEILRPTLVFSTPKSPFYWLPIGHQTGQFCVFTAEFLHPSRSGVVLDELPIFKSPEHPVYSLSDADITRVQGIFENMEAEIASNYAYKYDLLRAYALELIHIGQKLQSSTILHPNHSASARTTSLFLELLERQFPLESPQQKLTIRTAKQYADQLAVHINHLNKVLKETTGLTTTELIAGRILQEAKALLRHTGWSIAEIADSLGFSDFAHFAKFFKNETSFSPGVFRRQTKSLNYT from the coding sequence ATGCTTACAACATCGTTTGAAGAATTGTGCTCCCGCTTTTCAAGCGGCTCATCTACGGATTTAAGTGCACTGCTGCCGGAAGGTATCCAACAGGAAGTGGGTCATTTCAATGTTTTCAATTTAACTGAGATTACGCAGGGGCCTCATGAGAAATCGGCAGTATCCTGCGCTTCCCGTGCATTTTACAAAATAAGTTTTCTGACGGGTCGCTCGGTGGCTGAATTTCATGACCGAAAGGTTGAAATATTACGACCAACCCTCGTATTTTCAACGCCCAAAAGTCCGTTTTATTGGCTGCCGATAGGGCACCAGACCGGACAGTTCTGTGTATTCACTGCTGAATTCCTTCACCCAAGCAGAAGTGGTGTGGTATTGGACGAACTGCCCATTTTCAAATCGCCTGAACATCCGGTTTATTCCCTTTCAGATGCCGATATTACGCGTGTACAAGGGATTTTTGAAAATATGGAAGCCGAAATTGCATCTAATTACGCTTACAAATATGACCTGCTTCGGGCTTACGCGCTCGAACTGATCCATATTGGGCAGAAGTTACAGTCCAGCACCATACTTCATCCGAATCACAGCGCTTCCGCTCGAACAACGTCTCTTTTTTTAGAACTTCTCGAAAGACAGTTTCCCCTGGAAAGTCCACAACAAAAGCTTACCATTCGCACCGCAAAACAATATGCCGATCAACTGGCGGTGCATATCAATCATTTAAATAAAGTACTAAAAGAGACGACTGGTCTTACGACAACTGAACTTATTGCCGGGAGAATTCTTCAGGAAGCAAAAGCATTACTTCGCCACACCGGCTGGAGTATCGCCGAAATTGCGGATAGTCTGGGATTTTCGGACTTTGCCCATTTTGCCAAATTCTTTAAAAACGAAACTTCCTTTTCTCCGGGTGTATTTCGAAGACAAACAAAAAGTTTGAATTATACATAA
- a CDS encoding AraC family transcriptional regulator, whose translation MLKTTLDSKVIDTLRDLPDMIPVFREYFEDWNIRVFNREQHECRNYLSPNRREFYKILFITKGTGVFTMGLNTYYIEEPTLLFIHPNDIISWKNLSDESGGFYVLFKKSFVNHHLQLKAVIDKFGLFSDKSKSVIRLTDPEVLRIGQYFEKMQEEELGNSDFKEDAMQAFLQLLMVESMKVARHPKPDEVTEDFTHIHHFFDLLEKETSAINYSAPIRIKTAKEFAGSLQMHPNYLNQLLKKHTGQNASTHIRNRLLDEAKALLVQTDWSLQDISYSIGFAEQPSFNLFFKKNTGYTPAEFRRNF comes from the coding sequence ATGCTCAAAACAACCCTAGACAGCAAAGTGATCGACACACTGCGCGACTTGCCAGATATGATTCCCGTTTTTCGTGAATATTTTGAAGACTGGAACATTCGTGTTTTTAACCGCGAGCAGCATGAATGCCGGAATTATCTTTCACCAAACAGACGGGAGTTTTACAAGATTTTATTCATTACAAAAGGTACCGGCGTTTTCACCATGGGCCTCAATACTTATTACATTGAGGAGCCGACGCTATTGTTCATTCATCCCAACGACATTATTTCCTGGAAAAATTTGTCCGATGAATCTGGTGGATTTTATGTTTTGTTTAAAAAATCGTTTGTTAACCATCACTTACAACTTAAAGCGGTGATTGATAAATTCGGATTGTTCTCTGATAAATCAAAAAGTGTAATCCGGTTGACCGATCCTGAGGTGCTGCGGATAGGCCAGTATTTTGAAAAAATGCAGGAAGAGGAATTAGGCAACAGTGATTTCAAGGAAGACGCCATGCAGGCCTTTCTACAACTTTTAATGGTTGAAAGTATGAAAGTTGCACGTCATCCCAAACCCGATGAGGTTACCGAGGATTTTACGCATATCCATCACTTTTTTGATCTGCTTGAAAAAGAAACTTCGGCTATTAATTACAGCGCACCGATTCGTATCAAAACGGCCAAGGAATTTGCCGGCAGCCTTCAGATGCATCCCAATTACCTAAATCAATTACTTAAAAAACATACAGGACAAAATGCCAGTACGCACATCCGCAACCGGTTACTGGACGAAGCAAAAGCATTGTTAGTCCAAACCGACTGGAGCCTTCAAGATATTAGTTATAGCATCGGTTTTGCTGAGCAGCCCAGTTTTAATCTATTCTTCAAAAAGAATACTGGGTATACACCGGCCGAATTCAGGAGAAATTTTTAA
- a CDS encoding oxidoreductase has product MKTQKTWFITGASRGFGLEITKAVLASGDRVVGTVRSKAAELSAHFNNDPDLLVITMDVTNEQQIKAAVQQAVDQFAQVDQFAQIDILINNAGYGLLSGVEEATNEEVKQNYEVNVFGTLNVIRAVLPFMREKKSGHVINISSVGGLGAYIGWGLYGSTKFAIEGITEALAMEVAPLGIFATVVAPGFFRTNFLDESSLISSAQIIPDYAETVGAMRKFAAKVNYQQPGDPEKLAKAFVALGNSENPPVHLPLGKDSLERFRSKTAAFEKDVADWFDTITGTDHDDVKTNKPE; this is encoded by the coding sequence ATGAAAACGCAAAAAACATGGTTCATTACCGGGGCCTCACGAGGATTTGGATTAGAAATTACAAAAGCTGTACTCGCATCAGGTGACCGGGTTGTTGGTACTGTTCGCAGCAAAGCCGCAGAATTGAGTGCACATTTTAATAATGACCCTGATCTGTTGGTTATAACAATGGATGTTACAAATGAGCAGCAAATTAAGGCTGCCGTTCAACAAGCCGTCGATCAGTTTGCACAAGTCGATCAGTTTGCACAAATTGATATCCTGATTAACAATGCCGGCTATGGATTACTTTCGGGTGTTGAAGAGGCTACCAATGAAGAAGTGAAGCAAAATTATGAAGTGAATGTTTTCGGGACGCTTAATGTGATCAGAGCTGTGCTTCCGTTTATGAGGGAAAAGAAAAGTGGGCATGTGATCAATATTTCATCCGTAGGCGGCCTCGGCGCATACATAGGCTGGGGACTTTACGGCTCTACAAAATTTGCGATTGAAGGAATCACGGAAGCGCTGGCTATGGAAGTTGCCCCGCTGGGTATTTTTGCAACGGTAGTCGCACCAGGATTTTTCCGGACCAACTTTCTGGATGAAAGCTCACTTATCAGCAGTGCTCAAATTATTCCAGACTATGCGGAAACAGTAGGAGCCATGCGGAAATTTGCTGCCAAAGTAAACTATCAGCAGCCAGGAGATCCTGAAAAGCTGGCAAAAGCCTTCGTTGCACTTGGAAATTCAGAAAATCCTCCGGTGCATTTGCCTTTGGGGAAAGATTCTCTTGAAAGATTCAGAAGCAAAACTGCGGCTTTTGAAAAAGATGTTGCCGACTGGTTTGATACAATCACAGGAACAGATCACGATGATGTCAAAACCAACAAACCGGAATAA
- a CDS encoding VOC family protein, translated as MKTYIKTALYSILFLMTNIIAQAQHSEATGFKMPALNPGSALSEISGNHVGIRVPDYAAAIKWYTEKLDFRVIHEWDYADEKLAYLAPANTNDFWIEILAGGKLIPNTKFNDLGKSLESGGYHHLCVHVTNLNKVLAELKKRGVTVVGQPFYLDAITRNLAFIQDPWGNMIELSEVVKK; from the coding sequence ATGAAAACATACATCAAAACTGCTTTGTATAGTATATTATTTTTAATGACAAACATTATTGCCCAGGCACAGCATAGTGAAGCCACCGGTTTTAAAATGCCGGCACTTAATCCTGGCAGTGCACTTTCCGAAATCAGTGGGAATCACGTTGGAATCCGTGTCCCTGATTATGCAGCTGCTATAAAATGGTACACTGAAAAACTCGATTTCAGGGTAATTCACGAATGGGATTATGCAGACGAAAAACTCGCTTATCTTGCTCCGGCCAATACGAATGATTTTTGGATCGAGATTCTTGCTGGTGGAAAACTAATACCGAATACCAAATTTAACGACCTGGGAAAAAGTCTGGAAAGTGGCGGCTATCATCACTTGTGTGTCCACGTCACCAACCTTAATAAAGTACTGGCTGAATTGAAAAAACGCGGTGTTACTGTTGTCGGCCAGCCTTTTTATCTGGATGCCATTACAAGAAATCTTGCGTTTATCCAGGATCCCTGGGGCAATATGATCGAACTATCGGAAGTTGTTAAAAAATAA
- a CDS encoding DinB family protein: MNDYFYRLFDFNNWANNFICNHLSENEIRDEDCIKLMSHLFLAQSNWYYRIINQQNDQPVWQILELAKLPELLNDNGTAWLDYIQGLDKQKFIEQIDYNNLAGQPFSNTIQDTLAHVVNHATYHRGQIVRRIRELGHIPPSTDYIQYARIFPSTT; encoded by the coding sequence ATGAACGACTACTTTTACCGGCTTTTTGACTTTAACAACTGGGCTAACAATTTCATTTGTAATCATTTATCCGAAAACGAGATCCGGGATGAAGATTGCATAAAGCTAATGAGCCATCTTTTTCTGGCGCAATCAAACTGGTATTACCGGATTATCAATCAACAGAATGACCAGCCCGTATGGCAGATTCTGGAATTGGCCAAGCTGCCAGAACTCTTAAATGATAACGGAACAGCGTGGCTGGACTACATTCAGGGGCTGGATAAACAAAAGTTCATTGAGCAAATCGATTATAATAATCTTGCTGGACAGCCATTTAGTAATACAATTCAAGACACGCTTGCTCATGTCGTAAATCATGCCACTTACCACCGCGGCCAGATTGTCCGCCGGATCAGAGAATTGGGTCATATCCCACCATCCACCGATTATATTCAGTATGCAAGGATTTTTCCATCTACGACTTAA
- a CDS encoding winged helix-turn-helix transcriptional regulator produces the protein MKNKSNISGKVQPCGVDYAFRRIGGKYKARILWHLNSKKILRYGELSRTLPDITTKMLTQTLRELEDDQLIIREMFHEVPPKVEYSLSSTGRELIPFIEHLHNWGKKQLENEVFANQN, from the coding sequence ATGAAAAATAAATCAAACATTTCCGGGAAAGTGCAGCCATGCGGAGTTGATTATGCTTTCAGACGGATCGGTGGAAAATACAAAGCGCGGATTTTGTGGCATCTGAACTCAAAAAAGATACTGCGTTATGGCGAGTTGAGCAGGACATTGCCCGACATTACTACGAAAATGCTCACCCAAACTTTACGCGAATTGGAAGATGATCAATTAATCATCCGTGAAATGTTTCATGAAGTACCACCAAAAGTAGAATATTCACTAAGCAGCACAGGACGGGAATTGATTCCTTTTATCGAACATTTACATAACTGGGGCAAAAAACAATTGGAAAATGAAGTCTTTGCAAACCAAAATTAA
- a CDS encoding SDR family NAD(P)-dependent oxidoreductase, which yields MDLKLKDKVAVVTGASKGIGAGIAKAFANAGAKVVVNYATDKEGAEKVVNEISKTGGIAIAVHCDVTNGADVRRMFEETKTAFGQLDILVNNAGVFKFEPLEGISEDSFHRQFNTHVLGNLLCSQNAVEMFGDQGGSIINISSTVSTNPMPGLLVYCGAKAAIDTFTKVLAKELGGKNIRINTIAPGVTDTEGNHTAGIIGRELEKQMVANTPLGRTGQPEDIAKVAVFLASEEAGWVTGERITVAGGLL from the coding sequence ATGGACTTGAAATTAAAAGATAAAGTGGCTGTGGTAACCGGTGCATCAAAAGGAATTGGTGCAGGAATAGCAAAAGCGTTTGCAAATGCGGGCGCAAAAGTTGTGGTCAATTATGCTACCGATAAGGAAGGGGCAGAAAAAGTTGTAAATGAGATTTCAAAAACCGGCGGCATTGCCATTGCTGTGCATTGCGATGTTACAAACGGGGCTGACGTCCGGAGAATGTTTGAAGAAACCAAAACTGCCTTTGGGCAGCTGGATATTTTGGTAAATAATGCCGGTGTTTTCAAATTTGAACCGTTAGAAGGTATTAGCGAAGATAGTTTTCACAGACAATTTAATACCCATGTTCTGGGCAATTTGTTGTGCTCGCAAAATGCTGTTGAAATGTTTGGCGATCAGGGCGGAAGCATTATAAATATTAGCTCAACCGTAAGCACAAATCCGATGCCTGGCCTGCTGGTATATTGCGGTGCAAAAGCGGCCATTGATACTTTTACAAAAGTATTAGCAAAAGAATTGGGAGGAAAAAATATCCGGATAAATACGATCGCGCCGGGTGTCACAGATACAGAAGGAAATCACACCGCCGGTATAATTGGCAGAGAACTGGAAAAACAAATGGTGGCTAACACTCCTTTGGGCCGTACCGGTCAGCCAGAAGATATTGCAAAAGTTGCCGTTTTTCTTGCCTCTGAGGAGGCAGGCTGGGTGACTGGCGAAAGAATTACCGTTGCCGGTGGTTTGTTATAA
- a CDS encoding DUF3606 domain-containing protein produces MADDKTKIGPADSSRININENYEVAYWTEALGISKGKLNEAVEAVGTSAQAVREYLEKE; encoded by the coding sequence ATGGCAGACGATAAAACCAAAATTGGTCCGGCCGATAGCAGCCGAATCAATATTAACGAAAATTATGAAGTAGCTTACTGGACAGAGGCTCTTGGAATATCAAAGGGAAAATTAAATGAAGCCGTTGAAGCGGTAGGTACTTCTGCCCAGGCCGTCAGGGAATATTTAGAGAAAGAATAA
- a CDS encoding SDR family NAD(P)-dependent oxidoreductase has translation MISNNYEGAFQKPIGSGFSATSTAHDVIQGIDLTGRIAIVTGGSTGIGLETVKTLAKAGATVIVPARDIEKAKENLKGIDHVELEEMDLFDSGSVDSFIKKFLASQRPLHLLINNAGIMFVPLRRDARGYESQLTTNYLSVFQLTAGLWEALKKANGARVINLSSLGHQFAPFNLEDPNFEQHDYETLQAYGQSKTAVNLFSLELDNRAKSFGVRAYSVHPGNIWGTELTREAPKEILQQFGFLDAQGNIVQEVIDSLKTIPQGAATAIWAATSPSLKDIGGVYLEDVDIAELAIDPSIPNGVKPYSLEEGSAKQLWKLTEKLTGTTFNVD, from the coding sequence ATGATATCAAATAATTATGAAGGGGCGTTTCAGAAACCGATTGGTTCTGGTTTTAGCGCTACATCGACTGCACATGATGTAATCCAGGGAATTGATCTTACCGGTAGGATCGCCATCGTTACCGGTGGCAGCACAGGCATCGGTTTGGAAACGGTGAAGACCCTCGCAAAAGCTGGTGCAACGGTCATTGTACCTGCAAGAGATATTGAAAAAGCGAAGGAAAATCTGAAAGGAATTGATCATGTTGAACTTGAAGAAATGGATCTGTTCGACTCAGGCTCTGTCGATTCTTTTATTAAAAAGTTTCTTGCATCTCAAAGACCGCTGCATTTGCTGATTAACAATGCGGGAATTATGTTCGTGCCTTTACGACGTGATGCACGCGGATATGAATCGCAACTCACCACCAATTATCTTTCCGTTTTTCAGCTGACAGCCGGATTGTGGGAAGCGCTGAAAAAAGCAAATGGTGCAAGAGTAATCAATCTTTCTTCTTTGGGACATCAATTTGCACCTTTCAATCTTGAGGACCCGAATTTTGAACAACATGACTATGAAACCTTACAGGCTTATGGGCAGTCAAAAACTGCTGTCAACTTGTTTTCGCTTGAACTGGATAACCGGGCCAAATCATTTGGCGTAAGAGCCTATTCAGTACACCCGGGCAATATATGGGGAACGGAATTAACTCGGGAAGCTCCAAAGGAAATATTACAGCAATTTGGCTTCCTTGATGCGCAGGGAAATATTGTACAGGAAGTTATAGATTCCCTTAAAACGATTCCACAAGGCGCCGCTACCGCCATCTGGGCAGCTACCAGTCCGTCACTGAAAGATATTGGCGGTGTCTATCTCGAAGATGTTGACATCGCTGAGTTGGCAATCGATCCATCTATACCAAACGGTGTAAAACCATATTCGTTGGAGGAAGGAAGTGCCAAACAATTGTGGAAATTGACTGAGAAACTAACCGGCACTACATTTAATGTTGATTAA
- a CDS encoding SDR family oxidoreductase — MSKLKNKVSVITGGNSGIGFGIAEAFRNEGAVGAITGRNQETIDQSVKQLGTDFIGIAGDVTRMEDLERIFKETFDKFGKIDTVVVNAGGAVEGSPMAAITDVTENNYDQYMDLNLKSSYFTVQKALPYLNDGASIILIGSSAAHRAAPGMAIYAAAKAAIISLAKGLSLDLLERKIRVNALSPGSIDTPVFGKIVPEEHVEQVKQIWTNLIPVGRMGLPSDIGKAAVFLASDDSTFIVGTEILSDGGMTNISLMK; from the coding sequence ATGAGTAAGTTAAAAAATAAAGTATCCGTCATTACCGGTGGCAATAGCGGAATCGGATTTGGCATTGCAGAAGCATTCAGAAATGAAGGAGCAGTTGGTGCTATCACAGGAAGAAATCAGGAAACAATTGACCAGTCCGTTAAACAACTTGGAACAGACTTCATAGGTATCGCGGGTGATGTGACCAGGATGGAAGATCTTGAAAGGATTTTCAAAGAAACTTTTGACAAATTCGGAAAGATTGATACGGTGGTTGTAAACGCAGGTGGTGCTGTGGAGGGCAGTCCCATGGCAGCCATTACCGATGTTACGGAAAACAACTACGACCAGTATATGGACCTGAATTTGAAGAGTTCTTATTTTACTGTTCAAAAAGCGCTTCCTTATCTGAACGACGGAGCATCAATCATCCTGATCGGTTCCAGCGCAGCACATCGGGCAGCACCTGGAATGGCGATATATGCAGCAGCCAAAGCGGCAATTATATCGCTGGCAAAAGGCTTATCACTTGATTTACTGGAAAGAAAAATCAGAGTAAATGCGTTGTCGCCAGGTTCTATTGACACACCTGTATTTGGTAAAATAGTACCGGAGGAACACGTAGAGCAGGTTAAACAAATTTGGACAAACCTGATTCCGGTTGGTAGAATGGGTTTACCTTCTGATATAGGCAAAGCTGCCGTTTTCCTTGCCTCTGATGATTCTACTTTTATTGTGGGAACTGAAATTCTTTCTGATGGCGGGATGACAAATATCAGCCTTATGAAATAA
- a CDS encoding SDR family NAD(P)-dependent oxidoreductase: protein MNKLKNKVAIVTGASKGIGASIAKYFAEEGAKVVVNYASSKEGADKVVKAITDNGGIAISVQGDVSKEADVIRLFEETKTAFDSLDILVNNAGIYQYAPIELVSAESIHQHFNVNVLGSILAIREAVKLFGDKGGNIINISSGASNTPLATGSVYSATKAALDAVTISLSKEFSGKNIRINSILPGVVETEGSHSAGFIGSDFETKLVANTPLGRTGQPEDIAKVAVFLASDDAAWITGEKISVSGGIYGI, encoded by the coding sequence ATGAATAAGTTAAAAAACAAAGTAGCCATAGTTACAGGCGCATCAAAAGGTATAGGTGCATCGATTGCCAAATATTTTGCGGAGGAAGGAGCAAAAGTTGTCGTGAATTACGCATCAAGTAAAGAAGGTGCTGACAAAGTCGTGAAGGCCATAACTGATAACGGCGGTATTGCCATTTCAGTACAGGGCGATGTGTCAAAAGAAGCTGACGTCATCAGGCTTTTTGAAGAAACAAAAACCGCTTTCGATTCACTGGATATTCTGGTAAATAATGCTGGAATTTATCAATACGCCCCTATTGAACTGGTATCCGCGGAATCCATCCATCAGCATTTTAACGTCAACGTGTTGGGATCAATACTGGCAATTCGTGAAGCAGTTAAACTATTCGGGGATAAAGGCGGAAATATCATCAACATCAGTTCAGGGGCAAGTAATACGCCTTTGGCAACGGGCTCGGTATATTCTGCAACCAAAGCAGCGCTTGACGCCGTCACGATTTCTTTGTCCAAAGAATTCAGCGGTAAAAACATCCGTATCAACTCCATTTTACCCGGCGTAGTGGAGACGGAAGGGTCTCACAGTGCTGGTTTCATCGGCAGCGATTTCGAAACCAAACTGGTTGCCAATACGCCACTTGGCCGTACAGGTCAGCCGGAAGATATCGCAAAAGTGGCTGTATTCCTTGCCTCGGATGACGCGGCATGGATTACAGGTGAGAAGATATCCGTTTCGGGTGGTATCTACGGTATATAA
- a CDS encoding winged helix-turn-helix transcriptional regulator: MECKPEFQIDRKKEMMAVHDAMDVLSGKWKIYIISSICHYNKRRFSDILNDVVGISNKMLSKELKELEINKLVERTVLDTHPITVQYELTKHGKTLQTIINNLTAWGIQHRKEIIGDN, encoded by the coding sequence ATGGAGTGCAAACCGGAATTTCAAATAGATCGGAAAAAGGAGATGATGGCAGTCCACGACGCTATGGACGTGCTGAGTGGAAAATGGAAAATCTATATCATTTCATCGATCTGCCATTATAACAAAAGAAGGTTTTCTGACATTCTAAACGATGTAGTGGGTATATCGAACAAAATGTTGAGCAAAGAATTAAAGGAACTGGAAATAAATAAACTGGTCGAGCGAACGGTTTTAGACACACATCCTATAACGGTTCAATATGAACTTACCAAACATGGCAAAACCTTGCAAACGATCATTAATAATCTGACAGCGTGGGGTATACAG